From Chthoniobacterales bacterium:
AAAATCCACACGGACGGATTTTTCGAAGCCGTCCTTCCCGCCGGCGCGGCGGAGTTTCCCTACTTGCTGCGGATGCGCAGCCACACGGGAACGGAATGGGAGGAGCGCGATCCTTATTCGTTCGGGCGAATCCTGGGTGACACGGATGTCTATCTGCATGCCGAGGGCAACCACTGGGACCTTTACAACAAATTCGGCGCACACTTGACCGAGATCGACGGGGTTCAGGGCACCGTGTTCTGCGTTTGGGCGCCCAACGCGCAACGCGTCAGCGTGGTCGGGGATTTCAACCACTGGGACGGGCGCGTCCACGTCATGCGCAGGCTCGTGGGCAGCGGCGTATGGGAAATTTTCATTCCCGGCATCAAGGAGGGCACGCACTACAAGTTCGAGATCAAGGGCTGCCACGGTGACGTCTTTCTCAAAAGCGACCCGTTCGCTTTCTACGGCCAGCACGGGCTGCAGACCGCCTCCATCGTTTGCGACCTCGACCGCTTCCAATGGTCGGATGAGGCATGGATGGAATACCGCGCCAAGCAGGCGTGGCACAAAAGGCCCCTGAGTATCTACGAAGTGCACCTCGGGTCATGGCAGCGCATGCCCGAGGACAACAACCGCCCGCTGAGCTACATCGAATTGTCGCACCGTCTCATTCCCTACTGCCTCGACATGGGTTTCACCCACATCGAGCTGATGCCGATAGCGGAGCATCCTTATGACGGTTCGTGGGGGTATCAGGTGGCCGGCTACTACGCGCCGACCAGCCGTTTCGGGAACCCGGACGAGTTCCGGCATTTCATCGACAACTGCCACAAGGCGGGCATCGGCGTGATCCTCGACTGGGTGCCGGCGCATTTCCCGAAGGACGCGCACGGATTGGCCAGATTCGACGGCACGCACCTTTACGAGCACGAGGATCCGCGGCAGGGAGAACACCGCGACTGGGGCACGCACATTTTCAACTACGGGCGCAACGAGGTGCGGAATTTTCTCATCGCAAACGGATTGTTCTGGTTCGACCGCTACCACATCGACGGCCTGCGCGTGGATGCTGTCGCCTCGATGCTTTACCTGGACTACTCGCGAGAGCCGGGCCAATGGGTGCCGAATTGCTTCGGTGGCCGGGAAAACCTCGATGCGATTTATTTTTTGAAGCGCTTCAACGAGGTGAGCTACGAGCGCTTTCCGGGGATCATCAACATCGCCGAGGAATCAACCGCGTGGCCCGGCGTGTCGCGTCCGACTTATCTGGGCGGACTCGGCTTCAGCTTCAAATGGAACATGGGGTGGATGCACGACTTCCTCCATTACATGAGCCTCGACCCGGTTTACCGGCGCTACCATCAGGGCAGCATCACGTTTTCGCTGCTCTACGCCTTCCACGAGCATTTCATCCTGGTGCTCAGCCACGACGAAGTCGTGCACGGCAAGGGATCGCTGCTCGGCAAAATGCCCGGAGACATGTGGCAGAAGTTCGCCAATCTCCGCATGTTCTACGGGCTCATGTGGGCGCATCCCGGGAAAAAGCTGCTCTTCCAAGGCGGAGAGTTCGGCCAGTGGGAAGAGTGGCGCTACAACCAGAGCCTCGACTGGCACCTTACACAGTTCCCGCTGCATGCCGGGCTCTCACGCCTCGTCCAGCACCTCAACCATATCTATAAAAGCTACCCGGCCTTTTATGAACTGGATGATACCCACGAGGGCTTCGAGTGGATCGACTTCCACGATTCGGACAACAGCGTTGTCGCCTTCCTGCGCAAGTCGTTGGACGGCCAAATCCTCGTGTTTGCCATGAATGCCACGCCGGTGGTGCGTTCGGGCTACAGGATCGGCGTGCCGGAAACGGGCTTTTACCGGGAAATCCTCAACACCGACTCCGAGGTTTATGGCGGAGGCAATGTGGGCAACATGGGCGGTCTGCCCTCCGATGCCATCCCCTGGCAAGGCCGCGATCACTCCATCCAAATCGAACTGCCGCCTCTGGCAATTGTGGGTTTTGTGTTG
This genomic window contains:
- the glgB gene encoding 1,4-alpha-glucan branching protein GlgB, with protein sequence MKPTVPPEELAAFLDARHSDPFHTLGMRRAGGTVAVRVFRPDLASVEVIDATNRTRAFKAKKIHTDGFFEAVLPAGAAEFPYLLRMRSHTGTEWEERDPYSFGRILGDTDVYLHAEGNHWDLYNKFGAHLTEIDGVQGTVFCVWAPNAQRVSVVGDFNHWDGRVHVMRRLVGSGVWEIFIPGIKEGTHYKFEIKGCHGDVFLKSDPFAFYGQHGLQTASIVCDLDRFQWSDEAWMEYRAKQAWHKRPLSIYEVHLGSWQRMPEDNNRPLSYIELSHRLIPYCLDMGFTHIELMPIAEHPYDGSWGYQVAGYYAPTSRFGNPDEFRHFIDNCHKAGIGVILDWVPAHFPKDAHGLARFDGTHLYEHEDPRQGEHRDWGTHIFNYGRNEVRNFLIANGLFWFDRYHIDGLRVDAVASMLYLDYSREPGQWVPNCFGGRENLDAIYFLKRFNEVSYERFPGIINIAEESTAWPGVSRPTYLGGLGFSFKWNMGWMHDFLHYMSLDPVYRRYHQGSITFSLLYAFHEHFILVLSHDEVVHGKGSLLGKMPGDMWQKFANLRMFYGLMWAHPGKKLLFQGGEFGQWEEWRYNQSLDWHLTQFPLHAGLSRLVQHLNHIYKSYPAFYELDDTHEGFEWIDFHDSDNSVVAFLRKSLDGQILVFAMNATPVVRSGYRIGVPETGFYREILNTDSEVYGGGNVGNMGGLPSDAIPWQGRDHSIQIELPPLAIVGFVLE